In Novosphingobium sp. PP1Y, the sequence TCACGGTTCCGCGTTCGAGCAGCGCAGGCACGGCTTCCATGAGTTTGGATTGATCGGGCTTGATATCGACCCTGCGCGTGTCGAGCTGGATGACGGTCTCGATCTCGCGCCCGCCCATGAAGCGGGCTGAAGGTACAGGCCAGCCATAGGCGTCGACATTGACCAGCGTGTCGCGCGCTTCGGACAGGGACGCGATCGATACGGTTTCGGCGGCCAGGCGCATCGCGATGAACCAGGTGCCGGTCGACAGGATCGTGGCTTCCTGCCGGGCGATCTGGGGGAAGCCGCGGGCGGCGAGCAGGGCGGCATTGGAATCGTGCAGTCCGGCATGGACCTGGATGCCCGCTGCCAGCCCCGTTTCGATGGCAAGGTCGGCGCGTAGCGGTCCGACCACCTGGCTGGCCTTGACCACCGGCGCGAATCGCTGCGCCCAGCCCATGCGTTCGGCCATGGGAGAGAAGCGAGCGTCGCTGGGGCACCACAAGTCGGTGTGGCAGCCAAGGCTGGTCACTTCGCTGACCGCCTTGCCCGTCAGGAACCAGGCCCAGTATTGCGACCAGGGGACAAGCGTCGCTCCCGCCATCTCCTGAGGGTAGAGGCGCGACATCCAGTAGACCTGCGCGCCGAGATTGAGGCCGTCGGGCAGGGCGGGGCTGCCGGTCAGCGCGAAGGAATCGCGCTCGCGGCGGTAGTCCGCCATTACCTCCTGCGGGATCGGCTGCTCATAGTCGAGCGGCGGGAACAGGGCTCCTTCGCTGCCCAGTGCAACGAAGCCGGCGCCATGGGCGACCGGGATGATCGCTTCGACGGGATGGGCAGAGAATGTCGCGAGCGTCGCCTTGAGCCATGCCGCAATCCCCGCGGCATCCAGACGGCGCAAGCCAGCATCTTCGCACGGAGCATTCGGGCGAACCTGCCGATCCAGCATTCGACCCTCGCGCGTCCACAAGGTAACCTTGCTGAGCGTCTTGCCGATGTCGACGACGATATAGGAACCGGTACCTGACATGCTCTCCCTTATGAGCATTGTGATCGAATATGATTGGTATCTATCGAATCAGATTGATTGTGGAAAGGGGCAATGTTAAGTGGGGCGCCATGAATACGATCACCGCGCCATCGCCCGTAGCCGCAATTCCTTTCGCTGTCCCGGAAAGCCGCTGGGACGAATCGGCCGCGGCATCGCTTGCTCCGGCAGAGCTTCTGCTCTACCGGTCCAACCTTCTCGGTTCGGATCTCACCGTCACCAATTTTGGCGGCGGCAATACCTCGGCCAAGTTGGTGGAGACCGATCCGCTCACGGGTGAGCAGGTCGAAGTACTCTGGGTCAAGGGGTCGGGCGGCGATATCGGTTCGATGAAGCTCGACGGTTTCGCGACGCTCTATCAGGAAAAGCTGCTCAGCCTCGAAAAGCACTATGGCGGGCCGGACGATGACGACAAGATGGTCGGCTACCTGCCTCACTGCACCTTCAATCTGAATTCGCGCGCGGCTTCGATCGATACGCCTTTGCATTCGCTGTTACCCTTTGCGCACGTTGATCACGTCCACCCGGATGCGATCATTGCGCTGGCGGCCTCTTCGGGGGGAGAGGCCGCCACCCGGGAAATCTGGGGCGGCAAGATCGGCTGGCTGCCCTGGAAGCGTCCGGGCTACACGCTTGGCGTGCAACTGCGCGATTTCGTCAAGGCTAACCCGCAGGTCGAAGGCGTGATGCTGGCCGGCCACGGGATCATCTGCTGGGCCGACAGCGCCCGGGCCTGTTACGAGCATACCGTCTCGCTCATCGCCGATGCGGCCAAGTACCTCAATTCCAGGCTTGCTGAAAGACCGGCTTTCGGCGGCGCCTCCGCTACTCTCTCCTCCTCGGCGGAACGCGCGGCCATCGCTGCCGACCTTATGCCTCGCCTACGCGGCCTGATGACCGGGGCGCGGCGTAAGGTCGGCCATTTTTCGGATGATGCCGAAGCGCTGGAATTCGTGAACTCGGTCGATTTCGAACGCTTGGCCGCGCTCGGCACATCGTGCCCGGACCATTTCCTGCGGACCAAGATTGCGCCGCTCACGCTCGATCCCGCACGCCTTCAGGATGATGCGTACCTGGCCGGGAAGGTCGCCGATTACCGGGAACTCTACGCCGCCTATTACGAGCGCTGCAAGCGTTCCAATTCACCGGCGATGCGCGATTCCAACCCGGTTGTCGTGCTGGTCCCGGGTCTTGGCCGCATCACATTCGCAACCGACAAGACCACCGCCCGCCTGGCCGGTGAGTTTTATGGCAATGCCATCAACGTCATGCGCGGAGCCGAGGCGATTGGCGATTACATCGCGCTCGACGAGCAGGAAGCCTTCGACATCGAATACTGGCTGCTCGAGGAAGCCAAGCTGCAGCGCATGCCTGCACCCAAGCCGCTGGTCGGCCGCATCGCTCTGGTCACAGGCGGTGCCGGCGGCATCGGGGCGGCCACCGCGGCGCGCCTGATGGCGGACGGGGCCTGCGTGATGCTGGCTGACCGTGACGAACAGGCTGTTGGTGAAGTGCGCGAAGGTTTTGCCCGCCAGTTCGGCAGCGATGTCGTTCGCTCCGTTGTTTGCGACGTGACGGATGAAGCGCAGGTAAGCGAGGCGTTCGCTGCCTGTGCCCGCGAATTCGGCGGACTCGATATCCTTGTCGCCAATGCCGGTATCGCTTCCTCGGCCCCGATCGAGGAAACGACCATCGCTTTGTGGAACCGCAATTACGACGTCCTGGCCCAAGGCTATTTCCTGAGCTCGCGCGCGGCCTGGCCGCTGTTGAAAGGCATGAAGGAGCAGGGCGGTTCTTCGGTCGTGTTCATCGGTTCGAAGAACGGTGTGGCTGCTGCCACCAATGCCAGTGCCTATGCTTCGGCGAAGGCGGCCGCCAACCACCTGGCCCGCTGCTTGGCTCTGGAAGGCGCGTCGCACGGGATTCGCGTCAATGTGGTGAATCCCGACGCGGTGATCCAGGGCAGCCGGATCTGGGACGGCGACTGGCGCAAGGAGCGCGCAGGCGCCCATGGTATTGATTCGGGCAAGGAACTTGAGGAACATTACCGCCAGCGCTCGATGCTCAAGCGTGACGTCCTGCCGTCCGACATTGCCGAAGCCGTCTATTTCCTTGCCAGCGACATGTCGGCAAAGTCGACCGGAAATATGATCAATGTTGACGCGGGTAACGCACAGGCGTTCACGCGATGACTTGAAGCGTATTGGGAGAGGGAGATCACATGTCCGGACGTTATCTGATGAAGGCCGCGCTGCTGGCGGCCGCTTGCCTGGTCACCCCGGCTTCGGCGCAAGGTTCCCTGCCTGCCGCCCGGATCGAGGGACCGGCGCAGGCCCCAGAAGGAGCCGCCGCCATCCCGCTTTACGGGAATGCGACGCCGGGTGCTCCCTCCGATGAGATCGCGACGCGGTTCATGGGCCGTGAGACCGTTCTGCGCAACATCACATACCCGACGCTGACGCCGGTCCTACCCGCCCCGGGCAAGGCCAACGGCACGGCGGTGATCGTCGCGCCCGGTGGCGGCTTCATGATGCTCGCGATGCAGAACGAGGGCTGGCGTGTTGCCCGTGCCCTTGCGGACAAGGGCGTTTCCGCCTTCGTCCTGAAGTACCGCCTCAAGACCACGCCGAAAGCGGACGCGGATTTCATGGCCGAAATGGGCAGGCTGATGAGCGAGGCAGCCAGTGGCGCCGGCAATGCGCCCGACATCAGCAATCCGCCGGCGACCGATGACGCGCTTGCAGCTCTGGCTCTGGTGCGCGGCCATGCAGCGCAATGGCACGTCGATCCTTCGCGGGTTGGCATGATCGGTTTTTCCGCCGGGGCCATGACAACCCTGCGGTCGGTGTTGAAGGCCGCTTCCGACGCCGATCCGGGAACGCAGGCGCCAGATTTCATCGGCTACATTTACGGGCCGATGGGCAAGGTCGACGTTCCGGCAGACGCGCCGCCGATGTTCGCGGCGCTGGCGATGGACGATCCTCTATTCGGCAATGGCGATTTCTCGATCGTTTCCGCCTGGCACGCGGCCAAGCGTCCGGTGGAACTGCACGCCTACCAGTCCGGCGGCCACGGCTTCGGTCTTGGGGCGCCCGGTACCACCACTACACTGATGATGGATGAGTTCCTCGCATGGATGGACATGCAGGGACTTTTAGAAGTGAAGGCACAACCATGAACATGCCCCTTTCCGCCGAACTGATCGCCGAGACAAATGCGCGCGACCTTGAAGCGCTGGAGGACGATTACGCAAGCCTCGGACGCAAGCTTGAGCGGGCCGGCATCGCCATCGATGCGATCAAGGAGCGGGTTGCCGACTTTTCCGTTGCGGTGCCGACCTGGGGGGCGGGACGTGGCGGCACGCGCTTCGCCAAGTTCCCGATTGCCGGTGAGCCGACCAATATCCACGAGAAGCTCGAGGATTGCGCAGTCATCAACCAGCTTTCACGCCTGACCCCGCGGGTTTCTCCCCATTTTCCCTGGGACAAGGTGTCCGACTACGGCGCGCTGCGCGAAGAGGCGGCGAGCCTTGGCCTTGGTTTCGATGCGGTGAATTCGAATACCTTCCAGGACCAGCCCGGCCAGGCGCAGAGTTACGCAACCGGCTCGCTCTCCTCGACGGTCGCCGCAACGCGCCAGCAGGCTGTCGAGCATAACATCGAATGCATCGAGATCGGCCGCCAGCTCGGCTCTACCGATCTTACCGTCTGGGTCGGCGACGGCACCAATTTCCCCGGACAGCAGGACCTGGCGCGCAGTCTCGACCGCTACCTTGACGCGGCAGCGCAGGTCTATGCCGCACTGCCCGATGACTGGCGGATGCTGCTTGAACACAAGATGTTCGAGCCGGCGTTCTATTCCACCGTGATCAGCGACTGGGGCTCCTCGATGCTTGCGGCGCAGGAACTGGGCCCCAAGGCCAAGTGCCTTGTCGACTTGGGCCACCATGCGCCCAACGTGAACATCGAGCAGATCGTTGCCCGCCTGCACCGCTTCGGAAAGCTGGGCGGTTTCCATTTCAACGACAGCAAGTATGGGGACGACGATCTGGATTCCGGTTCGATCAATCCGCACCAGCTGTTCCTCGTCTTCAATGAGTTGGTCGAAGCCGAACTGAACCCGCGAGAGGGCTTCAATCCCAGCTACATGATCGACCAGTCGCACAACGTGACCGATCCGATCGAATCCATGCTTTCATCCGCAGAGGCGATCGCTGCCTGCTTTGCCAAGGCACTGCTCGTCGATCGCGAGGCTCTGCACATGGCCCAGGAAGCGAATGACACGATGATGGCCTTCCAGGCGTTACGCCGGGCCTATAACGTGGATGTTTCGCCGATCCTGGCCAGGGCGAGGCTGGAGAATGGTGGCGCGATCGACATGCTGGGCACTTATCGTGAAAGCCGCTGGCGCGATCGCAAGGCGCAGGAGCGCAAGGCCGTCGGTCTGGGCGCAGGGATCGTCTGAACCCGAGCAGTCCTGTCGGCGCTGCGCCCTGTGCAGGTCG encodes:
- a CDS encoding FGGY-family carbohydrate kinase gives rise to the protein MSGTGSYIVVDIGKTLSKVTLWTREGRMLDRQVRPNAPCEDAGLRRLDAAGIAAWLKATLATFSAHPVEAIIPVAHGAGFVALGSEGALFPPLDYEQPIPQEVMADYRRERDSFALTGSPALPDGLNLGAQVYWMSRLYPQEMAGATLVPWSQYWAWFLTGKAVSEVTSLGCHTDLWCPSDARFSPMAERMGWAQRFAPVVKASQVVGPLRADLAIETGLAAGIQVHAGLHDSNAALLAARGFPQIARQEATILSTGTWFIAMRLAAETVSIASLSEARDTLVNVDAYGWPVPSARFMGGREIETVIQLDTRRVDIKPDQSKLMEAVPALLERGTVMMPTLTPGFGPFPQGKACWLNAPVEWAGTWYARRAAICLYAALVADTSLDLIGSKSRLLIEGRFAEAEVFVRALAALRPDTEVFVANAHNDVSFGALRLINPLLKPAAGLRRVEPLEGDLQAYRAKWRAAVARGEA
- a CDS encoding bifunctional rhamnulose-1-phosphate aldolase/short-chain dehydrogenase, with the protein product MNTITAPSPVAAIPFAVPESRWDESAAASLAPAELLLYRSNLLGSDLTVTNFGGGNTSAKLVETDPLTGEQVEVLWVKGSGGDIGSMKLDGFATLYQEKLLSLEKHYGGPDDDDKMVGYLPHCTFNLNSRAASIDTPLHSLLPFAHVDHVHPDAIIALAASSGGEAATREIWGGKIGWLPWKRPGYTLGVQLRDFVKANPQVEGVMLAGHGIICWADSARACYEHTVSLIADAAKYLNSRLAERPAFGGASATLSSSAERAAIAADLMPRLRGLMTGARRKVGHFSDDAEALEFVNSVDFERLAALGTSCPDHFLRTKIAPLTLDPARLQDDAYLAGKVADYRELYAAYYERCKRSNSPAMRDSNPVVVLVPGLGRITFATDKTTARLAGEFYGNAINVMRGAEAIGDYIALDEQEAFDIEYWLLEEAKLQRMPAPKPLVGRIALVTGGAGGIGAATAARLMADGACVMLADRDEQAVGEVREGFARQFGSDVVRSVVCDVTDEAQVSEAFAACAREFGGLDILVANAGIASSAPIEETTIALWNRNYDVLAQGYFLSSRAAWPLLKGMKEQGGSSVVFIGSKNGVAAATNASAYASAKAAANHLARCLALEGASHGIRVNVVNPDAVIQGSRIWDGDWRKERAGAHGIDSGKELEEHYRQRSMLKRDVLPSDIAEAVYFLASDMSAKSTGNMINVDAGNAQAFTR
- a CDS encoding alpha/beta hydrolase, which codes for MKAALLAAACLVTPASAQGSLPAARIEGPAQAPEGAAAIPLYGNATPGAPSDEIATRFMGRETVLRNITYPTLTPVLPAPGKANGTAVIVAPGGGFMMLAMQNEGWRVARALADKGVSAFVLKYRLKTTPKADADFMAEMGRLMSEAASGAGNAPDISNPPATDDALAALALVRGHAAQWHVDPSRVGMIGFSAGAMTTLRSVLKAASDADPGTQAPDFIGYIYGPMGKVDVPADAPPMFAALAMDDPLFGNGDFSIVSAWHAAKRPVELHAYQSGGHGFGLGAPGTTTTLMMDEFLAWMDMQGLLEVKAQP
- the rhaI gene encoding L-rhamnose catabolism isomerase, with the translated sequence MNMPLSAELIAETNARDLEALEDDYASLGRKLERAGIAIDAIKERVADFSVAVPTWGAGRGGTRFAKFPIAGEPTNIHEKLEDCAVINQLSRLTPRVSPHFPWDKVSDYGALREEAASLGLGFDAVNSNTFQDQPGQAQSYATGSLSSTVAATRQQAVEHNIECIEIGRQLGSTDLTVWVGDGTNFPGQQDLARSLDRYLDAAAQVYAALPDDWRMLLEHKMFEPAFYSTVISDWGSSMLAAQELGPKAKCLVDLGHHAPNVNIEQIVARLHRFGKLGGFHFNDSKYGDDDLDSGSINPHQLFLVFNELVEAELNPREGFNPSYMIDQSHNVTDPIESMLSSAEAIAACFAKALLVDREALHMAQEANDTMMAFQALRRAYNVDVSPILARARLENGGAIDMLGTYRESRWRDRKAQERKAVGLGAGIV